In the Agromyces flavus genome, GGCGGGCGGCCTCCGGGTCGCCCGCCATTCGCGTGCGCGCGCACGTGCGCCCGCCCGTCCGCTCCATATTCAACGCAGGTGCGGAGGTGTGTCGCGCCCGCGACACACCGCGCCGGCCGGCGACACGCCGAGGGCGGATGCCTCGCGACATCCGCCCTCGTCGATGCGGATGCCGCGGCATCCGCAGGTGGTCAGCCCTTCGTCGCGCCCGCCAGGAGACCGCGCACGAAGTAGCGCTGCAGCGCGAAGAACACGATCAGCGGGATGACGATCGAGATGAACGCCGAGGCCGTCAGGAGCTGCCAGTCCTGGCCTCTCGTTCCGACGAGCTCGGCCAATCGTTGGGTGAGTGGTGCGACGTCCTGTGTGCCGCCCGAGAAGATCAGCGCCACCAGCAGGTCGTTCCACACCCAGATGAACTGGAAGATCGCGAACGATGCGAGCGCAGGCGTCGCGAGCGGCAGCACGATCCGACCGAAGATCTGCCCGTGCGTCGCGCCGTCGACGCGCGCGGCCTCGATGACGTCGTTCGGGATCTCGGAGATGAAGTTGTGCAGCAGGAAGATCGCCAGCGGCAGGCCGAACATCGCGTGCGCGAGCCACACCGGGGCGTAGTTCTGCTCGGGGATGATCGGCACCACATCGTGCAGCCAGGCCTGCATCGGCCGGAGCCAGGTCGAGAACGTCTGCAGCAGCGGCACGAGCGCCATCTGCAGCGGCACGATCTGGAGCGCGAACACGAAGATGAAGAGCCAGTTGACCCACTTGAACTTGATCCACGCGAAGGCGTAGGCCGCCATCGAGGCGAACACGAGCGTGATGAGTGTGCCGAGCAGGGCGATCGCGATGGAGTTCACGATGTACGCGCCGAGCTGCGGCGACGATGACGACGTCGAGAGCAGGACGTCGCGGTAGTTGTCGAGCGTGAGCCCGGGGTTCGCGAAGAACGTCCACCAACCGGTCGTGCGGATCAGCTCGGCCGGCCGGAACGACGAGAGGAACAGGCCGAACGTCGGAATGGTCCAGAGTACGGCGATGATGAGCGAGGCGATCGTCGCGGTGCGCGACGTCAGGCGCTTCTTGACCCGCGCCGCCTTGGGCTCGCCGTACTCGGCCTGCTCGGCGGCCTCGATCGAGCCGAGGTCCTTGCCGACCGGAAGATCGGCGGGTGCGACGCTGCTCATCGGATCTCCCTCTGCTTCCTCAGGACGTTGACGTTGTAGACGACGATGGGCAGGACCAGGATGAACAGGATCAGCGCGAGCGCGGATCCGCGCCCGACCTCGCTCGCCCGGAACGCCTGCGTGTACATCTCGTTCGCGATCGTGCTCGTGTTGAAGTTTCCGGCGGTCATCGTGCGGACGATGTCGAAGACCTTCAGCGTGGCGATCGAGATCGTCGTGACCACGACCACGAGGGCCCCTCGGATGCCGGGGACGGTGACGTTCAGGAACCGCTGCCAGGCATTGGTGCCGTCGAGCTGGGCCGCCTCGATCTGCTCGGTCGGCACGCCCTTGATCGCCGCACTCAGGAGGACCATGGCGAATCCGGTCTGGATCCAGATCATGACGACGATGAGCAGGAACGTGTTGATCGGGTCGGTCTGCATCCACTGCACCGGCTCGCCGCCGAATGCGACGACGATGGCATTGAGCAGGCCGATCTGCTCGCGGTCGCCCGAGCGGTACTCGTACACGAAGCGCCAGATGACGCCGGCGCCCACGAACGAGATCGCGATCGGCATGAACAGCACGACCTTGTAGTACTTCTCACCACGCGAACGGTCGATGAAGACCGCGTAGGCGAGTCCGATGATCGTCGCGAACGTCGGGACGATCAGCACCCAGATGACGGTGTTGATGAGGGTGCGGATGGCGGTGGGCTGCGTGAACGTCCAGACGAAGTTGTCCCACGTCCAGTTGCCGCTGCCGTCCTGGAACGCGAGGAGGCTGGTCCGGATCGCCGGGATCACGAGCCCGATGACCACGAGCAGCATGGCGGGGAGGAGGAAGCCGGCGAGCTGCCAGTAGTCCCGGCCCTTCTTCGGCGCCTTGTCGATGAAGAAGATGAGGAGGCCGACGACCGCCGCGAGGATCGCGAGGCCCATCACCACCTGAAGGAGTTTGCCGAGCAGATCGGCCGTAGTCATGGGTGCCTCCCGGGATCGTCGTTGAAACTGGGGGTGCCGAGGGGCGGGGCTGTGAAACCCCGCCCCTCGATCATGCCGTGCGCTGGGCGAGCCTCGCGTACGGCGCGCGGGCGGCTAGCTCGCGGGCCAGCTCGCCTCGACGGTGTCGAGGACCTGCTCGGTGCTCTCGCCGCCGACCCAGGCCACGATGCCCTTCCAGAAGGAGTCGGCACCGACGGCGCCGGGCATCAGGTCGGATCCGTCGAACCGGAAGGTGGTCTCGGGATCCTGGAGGATCTCGACCGCCTGCACGAGCAGCTCGCTCGACGCGTTCTCAGGGTCGAGCCCCTTGTTCGCGCTGACGACGCCGCCCAGGCTCACCCGGTTGTTCGCCCAGAGGTCGCTCGACAGGTAGGTGCGGAACGCCTCGACCTCTTCCGCGTCGCGGAAGGCGACGGGGAACTCGCCACCACCGGTGACCGAAAGCGGGTCGCCCGCGTTCGCCGGCGGCAGGAGGAAGCCGAACACGGTGCCTTCGGACGCCACGGTGTTCTCGTCGCCGCCCTCGGGGTTCCAGAAGGTCTCGTAGAAGGAGGCCTGGTGGTGCAGCGAGCACTCGCCCTCGAGGATGGGGAGGCCGGCCGTCTGGAACGCCTCGGTCACGAGGGTCGACACGTCGCCGATGCCGCCGTTGACCATGTCGTCGCTCTTCAGGTACTCGCCGACGGCGTCGAAGGCCTCGGCGACCTGCGGGTCGTTGAACGGGATCTCGTGCGTGACCCACTGGTCGTACACGTCGGCGCCGTGCAGCCGGATCATGTAGTCCTCGATCCAGTCGGTGCCGGGCCATCCGGTCGCGTCACCGGACTCGAGGCCGACGCACCACGGCTTGTGGTCCCCTTCGGCGGCGATGGTGTCGGACAGCTCCTTGAGCTCGTCGAGGGTCTGCGGGATCTCATAGCCCTTCTCCTCGAACTCGTCGGGCGAGTACCAGACCCAGCCCTTGACGCTCGCCATGAGGGGCGCGGCCCACACCGTGTCGTCGACGGTGGCGTACTCCTTCCAGATCGGGTCCCAGAATTCGTCGATGTTCGCGACGACCGGGTCGGACGCCGGGATCAGCCATCCGCCGTCGGCGAGCCGCTTGAGCAGGCCGGGCTGGGGGACGATGCCGACGTCGGGGGCGTTCCCGCCCTCGGCCAGGACCGCGATCTGCGCCTCGAACTCGCTCGAGCCCTGGTAGTCGACCGAGATGCCGGTGCAGGTCTCGAAGTCGGACCACGACTCGACGAGGCGATCGGCCTCGAGGTCGAGGATCGTGCCGGCGACCGTGACCTCGGCGCCGTCGAACGTTCCGTACTCCTCGTAGTCGCTGCAGTCGACGTCGCCCGCCTCCTCGTTCGCGATGTCGCCGGTGCACGCCGTGAGCGTCAGGCCGACCGCCGCGGCCGCCACGATGGGGACCGCCCAACGGCGATGCCGTGTGAGTCTCATGTCATCTCCTCGTTGAGTTGGTGCAGGGCGGAACCGGGAACCGGTTCCAGCGCCCACGCTAGGACACGGGGCCGATTCCTCACAAGGTCTCGCGGGTCACGGTTCGGCTTCCGTGTCCCTTCGGCGGCGGTGTGCTGCGAGAGCGCTCCCACGCGCGAACGCCGCCGAGGACGTCGGCTCCGGGCCCTCGAAGGGAACCGGTTCCACATCGCTCCTCCGAGCACTACACTCTGCAACGGAGCAGCCCGACGGAGGGAGGCGGCGATGGCGGCCATCGGCGACGTCGCCAGGCTCGCGGGGGTCTCGAAGGCAACGGCCTCGCGGGCCCTGTCGGGCGGAGGCTACGTCGCCGAGGAGACCCGGCGCAGGGTCGAGGCCGCCGCCAGCGAGATCGGCTACATTGCGTCACCCGATGCCGCGAGCCTCGTGACCGGTCGCACGAAGAACATCGGGGTGATCATCCCGTTCGTCAACCGCTGGTTCTTCGGCGAGGTGCTCGAGGGCGTCGAGCGAGCGCTCCTCGCCGCCGGGTACGACCTGACGCTCTACAACCTCTCCGAGCAGGGCCCGCAGCGCACGCGCGTGTTCGACTTCTTCCTGGCCCGCAAGCGCGTCGACGCCGTCATCGCGATCGGCGTCGACCTCGACGACCACGAGGTCGCCGCGCTCGAGCGGCGCGAGAAGCCGCTCGTTGCGCTGGGCGGCAGCGGGGGTGCCGATGCGCGGCTCTCGGTCGACGATCGCGCGGTCGGCCAGCTCGCGACGGAGCACCTGCTGCACCTCGGACACGCGCGCATCGCCCACCTCGCCGGTGTCGGAGCCTCCGCACGCCCGACGAGCGTGCAGGGCCAGCGCCGCCGGGGTCATCTCGATGCGCTCGCGGCCGCCGGAGTGCTCGACGACGAAGGCCCGCACCTCCTCGAGACCGAGATGAGCCTCCCCGGCGGGTACACGGGCGGGCTCCAGCTGCTCGGGCACCCGGGGGCGCGTCCGACGGCGGTCTTCGCGGCGTCCGACGAGATGGCGATCGGCACCATCCGCGCGGCCGAGAAGCTCGGCCTCGACGTGCCGGGCGACCTGTCGGTCATCGGCGTCGACGGACACGAGTACGCCGAGATGTTCGAGCTCACGACCGTCGAGCAGTACCCCGGCGAGCAGGGCCGTGCAGCGGTCGACGTGGTCATGGCCCTCCTGCTCGACGACGCGACGGCCGAACCGCTGCCCGATTCGGGCGCGCCGCTGCCGACCCGGCTGGTCGTCCGGGCGACCACCAGCGCGCCCCGCTGACCGCGTCCGGAGACGCCACGCGACTCCGGTGTCCCTCAGGGACAGCCCGGTGGCCGAGCCGATGACACCGTCGTAGCGTCCGCATCGGGCGGCCTGCGGAACCCTCAGACGCACGCGGTCCTTCATCCACCGAAGGAGGACACCATGACCACCGAATCCGCCGCCGCCACCACTGCGGCGATCACTCACGAGCAGGGACTCATCCTGCAACGGATCTCGCGCGCGGGCGGCTACCGGGGCCCGAACGACGGCGTCCCCGGCCCGAACACCTGGAAGGCGCTCCAGCAGACCGGCAAGGGCTACGGGTACGCGGGCCACGTCGACGGCTATCCGGGCCCGGCCACGTGGGATGCGCTCGAGCGGCTCGCCGCCAAGGGCGGCTACACCGGCCCCAATGACGGCGCGATGCGGCCGGAGGCGTGGAAGGGCGTGCAGACCGTGCTCGCCGGGTTCGGCTACGCCGGACCCGTCGACGGGTACCCCG is a window encoding:
- a CDS encoding carbohydrate ABC transporter permease codes for the protein MSSVAPADLPVGKDLGSIEAAEQAEYGEPKAARVKKRLTSRTATIASLIIAVLWTIPTFGLFLSSFRPAELIRTTGWWTFFANPGLTLDNYRDVLLSTSSSSPQLGAYIVNSIAIALLGTLITLVFASMAAYAFAWIKFKWVNWLFIFVFALQIVPLQMALVPLLQTFSTWLRPMQAWLHDVVPIIPEQNYAPVWLAHAMFGLPLAIFLLHNFISEIPNDVIEAARVDGATHGQIFGRIVLPLATPALASFAIFQFIWVWNDLLVALIFSGGTQDVAPLTQRLAELVGTRGQDWQLLTASAFISIVIPLIVFFALQRYFVRGLLAGATKG
- a CDS encoding carbohydrate ABC transporter permease, which codes for MTTADLLGKLLQVVMGLAILAAVVGLLIFFIDKAPKKGRDYWQLAGFLLPAMLLVVIGLVIPAIRTSLLAFQDGSGNWTWDNFVWTFTQPTAIRTLINTVIWVLIVPTFATIIGLAYAVFIDRSRGEKYYKVVLFMPIAISFVGAGVIWRFVYEYRSGDREQIGLLNAIVVAFGGEPVQWMQTDPINTFLLIVVMIWIQTGFAMVLLSAAIKGVPTEQIEAAQLDGTNAWQRFLNVTVPGIRGALVVVVTTISIATLKVFDIVRTMTAGNFNTSTIANEMYTQAFRASEVGRGSALALILFILVLPIVVYNVNVLRKQREIR
- a CDS encoding ABC transporter substrate-binding protein; translated protein: MRLTRHRRWAVPIVAAAAVGLTLTACTGDIANEEAGDVDCSDYEEYGTFDGAEVTVAGTILDLEADRLVESWSDFETCTGISVDYQGSSEFEAQIAVLAEGGNAPDVGIVPQPGLLKRLADGGWLIPASDPVVANIDEFWDPIWKEYATVDDTVWAAPLMASVKGWVWYSPDEFEEKGYEIPQTLDELKELSDTIAAEGDHKPWCVGLESGDATGWPGTDWIEDYMIRLHGADVYDQWVTHEIPFNDPQVAEAFDAVGEYLKSDDMVNGGIGDVSTLVTEAFQTAGLPILEGECSLHHQASFYETFWNPEGGDENTVASEGTVFGFLLPPANAGDPLSVTGGGEFPVAFRDAEEVEAFRTYLSSDLWANNRVSLGGVVSANKGLDPENASSELLVQAVEILQDPETTFRFDGSDLMPGAVGADSFWKGIVAWVGGESTEQVLDTVEASWPAS
- a CDS encoding LacI family DNA-binding transcriptional regulator, whose translation is MAAIGDVARLAGVSKATASRALSGGGYVAEETRRRVEAAASEIGYIASPDAASLVTGRTKNIGVIIPFVNRWFFGEVLEGVERALLAAGYDLTLYNLSEQGPQRTRVFDFFLARKRVDAVIAIGVDLDDHEVAALERREKPLVALGGSGGADARLSVDDRAVGQLATEHLLHLGHARIAHLAGVGASARPTSVQGQRRRGHLDALAAAGVLDDEGPHLLETEMSLPGGYTGGLQLLGHPGARPTAVFAASDEMAIGTIRAAEKLGLDVPGDLSVIGVDGHEYAEMFELTTVEQYPGEQGRAAVDVVMALLLDDATAEPLPDSGAPLPTRLVVRATTSAPR
- a CDS encoding peptidoglycan-binding domain-containing protein, which gives rise to MTTESAAATTAAITHEQGLILQRISRAGGYRGPNDGVPGPNTWKALQQTGKGYGYAGHVDGYPGPATWDALERLAAKGGYTGPNDGAMRPEAWKGVQTVLAGFGYAGPVDGYPGEDTYRALQVLARIGGYFGPYDGQLGNNSWKGVQFVLTGTGYAGPIDGVPGPNTWKALQRIAQRGGYTGPIDGIPGPNTYAGLAHLLVRSEHD